The Pseudodesulfovibrio sp. S3 nucleotide sequence CCGAACAGTCCCTTGACCCCCTTCCATGCCTTGCCATCTCTGCCTTCCCGTTATAATGATCGAAAGCACTTTTTTTGTTACGGGTTGGATTTTCTTTTATCGTCACCATCATTGAAGGGTAGAGATCATGAGCAAACCGAATTTTGCGCCTTTGAAACTGTTCATTACCGGGCCGACCTATATTCGTCAGGATGTCAAGGAAGCGGCTCTTTTGCCCGAGTTCGGGCATCGGGATTCGGAGAATGATCTTCGTTTCGGTCCCATTCGCGAGAACCTGCGGAAGCTGGCCGGGGCGGGCGACATGTATGAGCCGATCCTGCTGTTGGGTTCCGGGTCCACCGGCATGGAGGCTTCCGTGCGCTCCCTGGTGGACGAGGACGAGACCATCCTGAACGTCTCGGTGGGCGCTTTCGGCGACATGTACTACAATATTGCCGCGAGCAACGAAAAGAAAGCCGAGAACCTCAAGTTCGATTACGGCCAGGCCATTGACATGGACGTACTCGAAGCCAAGCTCAAGGAAATGAAACCGGACGTGGTTTCCTTCACCCATAACGAGACATCCACCGGCGTGGTCAACGACATGAAGGCCGTGTGCGCGCTGATCCGCAAATACGGAGCCATGCCTTTGGTCGACGGCGTGTCCATCTTTGGCGGAGCCGATCTGGACCTGGCCAATTCCGGGGCCGCCATGTACGCCACGGCCACCCAGAAGGCCATGGGACTGCCTGCCGGATTCGGCGTGGCCTTCATCAGCAAGGAGGCCGAGGAAAAGGCCGAGAAGGTCACGAACAAGGGGCATCATCACGATATTACCAAGCACCTGGGCCGTGCCCGCAAGAACCAGACCCTGACTACGCCAAACTGCACTCTGGCCAACCAGATGTGGTTCCAGCTCGACCGGATCGTCAATGAAGAGGGCATCGAGAACCGTTTCGCCCGCCACATCGAGATGCGCGGCATGGTCGAAAAATGGGTGGCCGGTCTGGATGGGTTCGAGATGTTCGCCCCTGAAGGGTTCCGTTCCCCCACCGTATCCACCGTGGTCTGCCCCGAAGGCGTGACCGTGGCCCAGCTCAAGAAGGGCGTGAAGGAAGCGTTGCGCGGCGAGGGCTACCTCATGGATCCGGGTTACGGCAAGCTGAATACCGCCTTGGAAGACGCCGGGCGCCCCCTGGTCATTCGCGTAGGCCATATGGGCGACATCATGCCAGACATGCTGGCTGAATATCTTGGCAAGCTTGAAGTGGAATTGAAGAAACTCTAGCATACGAAGGGGAGGGGTGCCTGTGAGAATTCTCGCCAATGACGGTTTGGTTGACGAGGCCCAGAAATACCTGAAACAGCATGGGTTCACCATCGAGGTGGACAAACGCGACGAAGAGGACCTGATGAGTGAGATCGGTTCCTTTGACGCACTGCTGGTGCGTTCCGCAACCAAGGTCACCCGTGCCGTGCTCGAAGCCGGTGTCAGAAACGGCGGCAAGCTCAAGATCGTCGGGCGAGGCGGTGTGGGTACGGACAACATTGATCTGGATGCGGCCAAGGAATTGGGCGTCATTGTCAAGTTCGCCCCCAACGGGAATACCAACGCCACGGCCGAGCACGCCCTGGGATTGATGTTCGCGGTCGCCCGCCGTGTGCCCTTTGCCCATCATACCCTGATGAACGGCACCTGGCACAAGAAGCGGTTCAAGGGCGTTGAGCTGTTCGGCAAGACCCTTGGCGTCATCGGCTGCGGCCGCATCGGCCAGGCCCTGGCCGCCAAGGCGGGAGCCATCGGCATGAAGGTCATCGGCTATGACCTGTACCACTCCCTTGACGCGCCGCTGGAATACGTGGATTCCATCCCCGAATTGCTGGCCAAATCCGATTTCGTGTCCCTGCACTGCGGCGGCACCGAACCGGTCATCAACACCGAAGAATTCAAGCAGATGAAGGACACCGCATATCTGATCAATGCTTCCCGCGGCAAGAACGTGTCCGAGGACGCGCTCTACAACGCGCTGAAGACCGGTCAGATCGCAGGCGCTGCCCTGGATTGTTACGAGTCCGAGCCCAAACGCGAGGGGTTACCCTTCGAGAACAAGCTTCAGGAGCTGGACAACATCGTCATGTCCGCCCATCTGGGCGCATCCACCCGCAATGCCGGAGTTCGCACCGGCATGGAGATTGCCGAAGTGGTCACCGGCTACCTGCGGCGCGGCGAATATCATAACTCCGTGAATGTGGGTGAGACCGTGGAGGAAGAGGGCGCAACGGTTTACACCATTTTCATCACCCACGAGGACAAGCCCGGCATGTTCGGCAAGTTCGGCACCCTGATGGGCGAGATGGGTGTGAACATTCGCGAGAACAACTCCCGCAAGCTCGGTGAACAGGTCCAGACCGTGTATATGGTTCACGCCAAGCCCACGGAAGAAGTGCGCAAGGCCCTGAACAACATCGAAGGTGTGAATCGCGTGTCCATCTAGTTTGGCATATCAAGGATAATTGAAAGGCCCGGCGCATCGCGTCGGGCCTTTTTTTTCAGGCGGGGGAAGCTGTTATTTTCTGGACAGGAGCCAGATTACGTGGACCAGGCCGGGGAAGTAGCCGAGCAGGGTCAGCAACAGGTTGACCCAGAATTGCAGCCCCAGGCCGACCTTGAGAAAGGCTCCTATGGGCGGAATGAGGATGGAGATGATGATGCGGATGAGTTCCATGAAGGCTCCTTGTACTAGAAGAAATTGATAGAAATAACTATTAACTCTTTATTGCCGTCCATGCAAGTCGTGCGTCAGGGGTGCCCTGTCGTAATGACGATATCCGAGGCAATATGTCCGCTCAGGTTGTCATAGGGAATTGTCACCACCTGTTCGCCTGCCGCATAAGGCCCAACCTGATAGGGTGGGAAGAAAAAGGATACGCCTTCCGTGGTCAGGATGAACCGGTCGTAATTCTCGAAAAAGGGCTCGGTCCCGGCTTCGAGCATTTCCGGGACATACATGTCGCCCAGGGAATCGGGCAGGACGCTTCGGCAGATGGCGGCGACGGCTTCGAGGGCCGGGTCCGTGTCGGGGAAGAGTGCGGCCAGGGGCAGGTCGCGGCCGTTCGTCAGGTCGAACACCCAGGTCATGGGCCAGTGATTGGGGTGGGCGCCGCCGGAGTATACGGAGACGTCCAGCTTGACGGAGGCGTACCGCTGGCCGGGGGATGACCAAACTGC carries:
- a CDS encoding aminotransferase class V-fold PLP-dependent enzyme, yielding MSKPNFAPLKLFITGPTYIRQDVKEAALLPEFGHRDSENDLRFGPIRENLRKLAGAGDMYEPILLLGSGSTGMEASVRSLVDEDETILNVSVGAFGDMYYNIAASNEKKAENLKFDYGQAIDMDVLEAKLKEMKPDVVSFTHNETSTGVVNDMKAVCALIRKYGAMPLVDGVSIFGGADLDLANSGAAMYATATQKAMGLPAGFGVAFISKEAEEKAEKVTNKGHHHDITKHLGRARKNQTLTTPNCTLANQMWFQLDRIVNEEGIENRFARHIEMRGMVEKWVAGLDGFEMFAPEGFRSPTVSTVVCPEGVTVAQLKKGVKEALRGEGYLMDPGYGKLNTALEDAGRPLVIRVGHMGDIMPDMLAEYLGKLEVELKKL
- a CDS encoding NAD(P)-dependent oxidoreductase, with translation MRILANDGLVDEAQKYLKQHGFTIEVDKRDEEDLMSEIGSFDALLVRSATKVTRAVLEAGVRNGGKLKIVGRGGVGTDNIDLDAAKELGVIVKFAPNGNTNATAEHALGLMFAVARRVPFAHHTLMNGTWHKKRFKGVELFGKTLGVIGCGRIGQALAAKAGAIGMKVIGYDLYHSLDAPLEYVDSIPELLAKSDFVSLHCGGTEPVINTEEFKQMKDTAYLINASRGKNVSEDALYNALKTGQIAGAALDCYESEPKREGLPFENKLQELDNIVMSAHLGASTRNAGVRTGMEIAEVVTGYLRRGEYHNSVNVGETVEEEGATVYTIFITHEDKPGMFGKFGTLMGEMGVNIRENNSRKLGEQVQTVYMVHAKPTEEVRKALNNIEGVNRVSI
- a CDS encoding YqaE/Pmp3 family membrane protein — protein: MELIRIIISILIPPIGAFLKVGLGLQFWVNLLLTLLGYFPGLVHVIWLLSRK
- a CDS encoding DUF3298 and DUF4163 domain-containing protein; its protein translation is MRNTLTLLILLSLVLLGPSVLMAGPPCAPLVLTSVTIREETTGFSVDTEYPVLCQTNANRTIRDWVSNRIFDLKKLDPGHDLTDFPHKYDMSIRYAVWSSPGQRYASVKLDVSVYSGGAHPNHWPMTWVFDLTNGRDLPLAALFPDTDPALEAVAAICRSVLPDSLGDMYVPEMLEAGTEPFFENYDRFILTTEGVSFFFPPYQVGPYAAGEQVVTIPYDNLSGHIASDIVITTGHP